Below is a window of Streptomyces sp. WMMB303 DNA.
GGTCAGACTGCGTTCCCACGCCTTGGCGACGGGCTCCGGCAGTCCTTCGAACAGGTCCATGGGGGAGCGCCTTCCTGGGAGGGGGCGGGGCGGGATCGGGGCGGGCGCCGGGGGCGGCGGGGCGCTCCGGGGGCGGGGGCGCCCGGGGGCGCTGTCCGCACATCGTCGTTCGTCAGCGGTCGCCGAAGACCGTACGGTGCCAGTCTTTGCGCACGGTGCCGGTCGTCTCGGCCATCACGTGCTTGATCTGGGTGTACTCCTCGAACGAGAAGGCGGACATGTCCTTGCCGTAGCCGGACGCCTTGTAGCCGCCGTGCGGCATCTCGCTGATGATCGGAATGTGGTCGTTGAGCCACACGCAGCCGGCCTGGAGCTCTCGCGCGGCGCGCCCGGTGCGGAAGACCGAGCGGCTCCAGGCGGAGGCGGCGAGCCCGTAGGGGGTGTCGTTGGCCAACGCGATCCCCTCGTCGTCGGTGTCGAAGGGCAGCACCACGAGCACCGGGCCGAAGATCTCCTGCTGGACGGCCTCGCTGTCCTGCGGCGCGTCGGTAAGGAGCGTCGGACGGTAGTAGGCGCCCCGGGCGAGCTCTCCGCCCGGCGCCTCGCCCCCGGTGACGACAGTGGCGTAGGAGCGGGCCCGGTCCACGAAACCGGCCACCCGGTCGCGTTGCGCATGGGAGATCAGCGGGCCCAGGTCCGTGCCCGCCGCGAACGGATCGCCGACGCGCACCTCGTTCATCAGTTCCGCGACAGCACCCACGAAGGCGTCGTAGAGCGGGCGCTGGACATAGGCGCGGGTTGCCGCCGTGCAGTCCTGCCCGCTGTTGATCAGGGCGCCCGCGACCGCGCCCTGCGCCGCCGCGGCCAGGTCGGCGTCGTCGAACACCAGGAACGGCGCCTTGCCGCCGAGCTCGAGGTGCAGGCGCTTGGCGGGACGGGAGGCCGTGGTGGCGATCTCAGCCACCCGTCGGCCGACGGCGGTGGAGCCGGTGAAGGAGGTCATGGCCACCCCGGGGTGGGCGACGAGCGCCTCGCCCGCGTCCGGCCCGGCGCCGGTGACGATGTTGATCACCCCGGCCGGGACCCCCGCCTCTTCCGCTGCCTGCGCGAACATCACGGAGGTGAGCGGGGTGAGCTCGGAGGGCTTGAGGACGACGGTGTTGCCCGCCGCGACAGCCGGGGGGATCTTCCAGGCCGCCATCTGCAGCGGGTAGTTCCACGGAGCGATGGAGCCGATGACGCCCAACGGTTCCCGCCGCACGGAGGAGGTGTGCTCCCCGCTGTACTCGGCGGCCGCCGCACCGGTGAGGTGGCGGGCGGCGCCCGCGAAGAAGGCGACGTTGTCGAAGGAGCCCGGGACGTCGAACTCGGCGGAGAGCTTGAGCGGTTTGCCGCACTGCAGCGACTCGGCGTACACGAACTCGTCGGTCAGTTCGGCGAGCCGGGCCGCCCAGCGGTGCATGGCCTCCGAGCGCTCGGCGGGAGTGGCGCCCGACCAGCCTGGCAGGGCCGCGCGGGCGGCGCGGACCGCCGCGTCGATGTCGGCCACACCGGCCAGTTCGAACCTGTGGACCTCCTCGCCGGTCGCCGGGTCCACGAGGGCGTGCGAGCGGCCCGAAGAGCCGGGGCGGAGCCTTCCGGCGACGTACTGGGCGCCCGCGGCGAACCGCTCGGACACATCGAAGCGCTGGACCATCGGGACTCCTGACCACTGCGGGGTGCGGCGTGCTCCGGGGGCTCCTCGGCACGGTTCGCATGATGCGGCACCGTGGCCCAGGCCGCCGTTGGCAGCCGATCCTGGCAGGGCTTCGAGTATCCAACAAGGGATTCCGTAGTTATCTTTTGATTACGCCACGGAATCGATACTCCCGCCCGACCTCACACTCTCGCTGAGGCGCCACGCGACCACCCGGCACCGCACGGCGGTGCCGGGCAGGACAGGCCAGGACAGGACAGGGGGCGGCCTTCCGCACCCCGCGGAAGGCCGCCCCCTGTCCTGCTGCTCGGGAAGTCCGCTCAGCGCACCGCCGCGACCGGCGCACGGGCGCCCCGCGCGTCGAAGGAGTCGCCGTCGCCACCCCCCGGCCCGCCACCGAAATCGTCCGACCAGACCGTCAGACCGAGGATCAGGAACGTGCTGACGATCACCGCCAGCGCCAGTCCGACGATACCGAGGACGAACCCGGCCGTCGCCTGCCCGCTTCCGCCCTGTTCCCCCCGGGCCACCGCGCGCCGCGCGCTGACGCCCAGGACGAGCGCGACCGGGGAGGAGAGGACGGCGAGGAAACTGCCCCAGCAGGTGAGGACCAGCACCACGCTGCCGATACCGACCACCATGGCGGCCACGGACTTGCCGACCGGCGGCGGCGGTCCGTACCAGCCGTACGGTGCGTACGTTCCTGAGCCGTAGCCGGCGCCGGGCTGAGCTCCGTAGCCCGGATATCCGCCCGCCGCGCCGTACCCCGGTGCCCCGCCGCCGTAGCCGCCCTGCGGCCCCGGCGCCGCGGGCCCGCCCTGTGGGTACCCCGCCGCGGGCGGTACGCCGTAGGAGCGGCCCGGACCGTCCGGCGCCGGGGGAATCGGAGGCGGCTTCCCGCTCCCCTGACCGTCGTCATTCCCCCCGCTCGGCTGCCCGGGCGCTCCGGCAGGCGGCAGCGGCCCCGCCCCCTTGTCCATCGCGTCCCCCCTCCTTCCACATGGTCCCTTCACCTCATGCTATGCGGCAGCTCGGACACCACGTCCGGCACCGGGGCGCCTACGATGACCGGACCCGCAACGGAGCCGGAGGCACCCCTTGTCCGAATCCTCAGATCTGGCCGCCTTCATCGCAGGGCTGCCCAAGGCAGAGCTGCATGTGCACCATGTCGGCTCCGCCTCGCCGCGGATCGTGGCCGAACTCGCGGCCCGTCATCCGGAGGCGGGCGTGCCGGTGGACCCCGAGGCCCTCGCCGACTACTTCACGTTCACCGACTTCGCGCACTTCATCCAGGTCTACCTCTCGGTCGTGGACCTGGTCCGGGACGCCGAGGACGTACGCCTGCTGACCTACGAGATCGCCCGCGACATGGCACGGCAGTCGATCCGGTACGCGGAGCTGACCGTGACGCCCTACAGCTCCGTGAGCCGCGGCATCCCCGACGGCGCCTTCCTCGAGGCCATCGAGGACGCCCGCCGCTCCGCCGAGCGGGAACTGGGCGTGGTGCTGCGCTGGACCTTCGACATCCCGGGCGAGGCGGGCCTGGAGGCGGCCGAGGAGACGGCACGGATCGCCACCGCGATGGCCCCGGACGGGCTGGTCTCCTTCGGGCTCGGCGGTCCGGAGATCGGCGTGCCCCGCCCGCAGTTCAAGCCCTACTTCGACCGGGCACTGGCCACCGGGCTGCACAGCGTCCCGCACGCGGGCGAGACGACGGGCCCGGGCACGATCTGGGACGCGCTCACCTCGCTGCGGGCCGAACGCATCGGCCACGGCACCAGCGCCGTCCAGGACCCCCGGCTGCTGGAGCACCTGGCCGAGCGCGGCATTCCGCTGGAGGTCTGTCCGACCTCGAACATCGCGACCCGCGCGGTGGAGTCCCTGGCCGACCACCCTCTCGCGGAGATGGTCAAGGCCGGCGTACTGGTCACGATCAACAGTGACGACCCCCCGATGTTCGGCACCGACCTCAACACCGAGTACGGCATCGCGGCGAAGCTGCTGGGCCTGGACGCGGCGGGAGTGGCCGCGCTGGCCAGGAACGCGGTGCGGGTCTCCTTCCTGGACGAGGGCGGCAAGGCCCGGCTGCACGAGGAGATCGACGCCCACCTGGCAGCCTGGCAGCGTTCGGGGTGACCGGAGAGCCGGCCGGAGCGGACCGGCCCGCGGCCCCTTCCGGCCGCCGGCCGGCCGCGGTGGCACACCGGGGCGCGCCCTGGGCTGCGCGGGAGAACACCCTGCCGTCCTTTCGCGCCGCCGTTGCCGCAGGGGCCGACGCCGTGGAGCTGGACGTGCGGCTCACCCGGGACGGGGTGCCCGTGGTGCTGCACGACCGCACCCTGGAGCGACTGTGGGGGCTCGACGCCGCCGTGGCCGCGGCCACCCGCGAACGGCTGACAACGGTGGCTCCCGGCGTCCCTTCGCTCACCGACGCGCTCGCCGTCACCCGCGGGGTCCGCACCCTGGTCGATCTGCCCGACCCGGGCGCGGCGGCGGCCGCTGTCGCGGCTGTGCGGGCCGCGGACGCAGCGGACCGGGTCTACTACTGCGGTGGCCCGGAGGCGATGCGTCGGGTGCGCTCCGTGTCGCCGGGCGCCGAGCTGGCGCTCACCTGGGAGCGCGCGGCGCCGGTGCGGCCGACGCTGCTCGCGGAGCTGCGGCCGCGCTGGCTCAACTACCGCTTCGGGCTGCTCTCCCCGGAACTGGTCGCCCGCGCGCATGCGGACGGGCGGCTGGTCTCCGCGTGGACGGCCGACCGGGTACGCACCATGCGCCGGCTCGCCGCGCTGGGGGTCGACGGGATCACCACCAACCACGTCGCGCGGCTGGTGCGCGCGTTGGACAGCCCGCGGCGCGCACGGAGTTGGCGCACGCCTGTTACATGAACCGGCTTCCGGTGGGTGTCGGCGGGTGATTGGCTCATAACCGCTCGCTACGCACTCGTGAATGGAACCACCGTGATCATCTTCGGTACCAGCAGCAAGCTGATGCAGCTCGCCATGCTCAATCTGCTCTGCGGGTTCTGCGGCAACCCGGCCGCGCATGCGCTGCGCAAGCGGGTGACGAAGTTCTCGCTCTTCTTCATCCCGCTGTTCCCGATCGCACCGGCGAAGCACTCCCTCCAGTGCACCTTCTGCGGCGCGCACACCGAGATCTCCAAGGAGAGCGCCGAGCAGATGCTGGGCCAGGCCCAGGGCGCGGCTCCGGCCGCGGCTCCGCAGGCCGGGGCCGGTGTGCCGCCGCAGCCGGGCGGGCAGGGCCAGAACCCTTTCGCGGACCGCGGGCCGCAGAACCCGTACCAGTCCTGAAGCCCTGACTCCCGGGCCCGCTCGGCACCGCGGAGTCCGCAGGCGGCAGGCCCGCACCCCGGCCGGGGTGCGGGCCTGCCGCGGGTGCGCTCGCGGCTCGCGGCAGCGCGGGCTGCCTGCCCCCGCGGGGTCAGCTCACAGCGCCGTCATGACGTGCTTGACCCGCGTGTAGTCCTCCAGACCGTACATGGACAGGTCCTTGCCGTAGCCGGACTTCTTGAAGCCGCCGTGCGGCATCTCGGCGACGAGCGGGATGTGGGTGTTGATCCACACGCAGCCGAAGTCCAGGACCCGGGACATCCGCATGGCGGTGCCGTGGTCGGTGGTCCACACCGACGACGCAAGCGCGTACTCCACATCGTTGGCCCACTGGACCGCCTGCGCCTCGTCGGTGAACTTCTGGACGGTGATCACCGGTCCGAAGACCTCGTTCTGGATGATCTCGTCGTCCTGCTTGAGGCCGGAGACGACGGTGGGGGCGTAGAAGTAGCCCCTGTCGCCGACTCGCTCGCCGCCCGCCTCGACTTTGGCGTGCGCGGGGAGGCGGTCGATGAAGCCCGCCACCTTCTCCAGGTGGGTCGGGTTGTTCAGCGGGCCGTAGAAGCAGTCCTCGTCGCTCAGGTCGCCGGTCTTCACCTCGGCGGCGGCCTTGGCCAGCGCCTGCACGAACTCGTCGTGGACGCCTTCCTGGACGAGCACTCGCGTGGCCGCGGTGCAGTCCTGGCCGGCGTTGAAGAAACCGCCGTCCCGGATGCCCTCGACGGCCGCCGGGATGTCCGCGTCGTCGAAGACGACGCAGGGTGCCTTGCCGCCCAGCTCCAGGTGGACGCGCTTGAGGTCCTTCGCGCCGCTGGCGGCGACCTCCATGCCCGCCCGCACCGAGCCGGTGATGGAGGCCATCGCCGGTGTCCTGTGCTCGACCAGCAGTCGTCCGGTGTCCCGGTCGCCGCACACGACGTTGAAGACGCCCTTGGGCAGGATGGCGCCCATCACCTCGGCCAGGAAGACCGTCGAGGCCGGGGTGGTGTCCGAGGGCTTGAGCACGACCGTGTTGCCCGCCGCGAGAGCCGGGGCGAACTTCCACACGGCCATCATCGCGGGGTAGTTCCACGGGGCGACCTGGGCGCACACGCCGATCGGCTCGCGCCGCACGAACGAGGTCAGGCCCTCCATGTACTCGCCTGCGGCCTTGCCGTCGAGCATCCGGGCCGCGCCCGCGAAGAAGCGGATCTGGTCGAGCATCATCGGCAGCTCCTCCTGCCGGGTCAGCTCCAGCGGTTTGCCGCAGTTCTCGCACTCGACGGCGAGGAACTCGTCGGCGCGCGCCTCCAGCGCGTCGGCGATCTTGAGGATGGCCTGCTGGCGGGTGCCGGGTGTGGCGTCCCGCCAGGTGGGGAAGGCGGCCTCGGCAGCGGCCACCGCGGCGTCGACGTCGGCGGCGCCGGACAGCGGCGCCGTGGCGTACGCCTCACCCGTCGCCGGGTTGACCACCTCGGTGGTCCGGCCGTCCGCGGCGTCTCTGAACTCCCCGTCGATGTAGTTGCGCAGTCGACGCAGCTCGGTGGTCACTTCGCACCCCTCCTGCTCCGTTGTCCAATGGGTGAGACCGCCACCCTAACCGGCCGGGCAACGTTTTCGATACGCCCACCGTCGCTGAACAACGGAATCAGTGTTCAGTCAGTCGATTGGCTGCGGATTACATCGCTCAAGGGTTGCGGGACGGCGGATGTCTCATGCACAGTGGCACCCGTGGCTCGCGACTCGAAGAAGACAGCAGGCTCCTCGTCCCTGGATGCCGTGTCCCTGGCAATCATCGAACAGCTCCAGGAGGACGGACGGCGCCCGTACGCCGCCATCGGCAAAGCCGTCGGGCTTTCCGAGGCGGCCGTGCGGCAGCGCGTCCAGAAGCTCCAGGAGCAGGGCGTCATGCAGATCGTCGCCGTGACCGATCCGCTCACCGTCGGCTTCATGCGCCAGGCGATGCTGGGCGTCACGGTCGACGGGGACGTCGAACCGGTCGCCGACGCCCTCGCCGGGATCGACGAAGTCGACTACGTCGTGATCGCGGCGGGCTCGTTCGACCTGCTCGTCGAGATCGTGTGCCACGACGACGACCATCTCCTCGAACTGATCAACAAACGCATCCGGACCCTGCCGGGCGTGCGGTCGACGGAGAGCTTCGTCTACCTCAAGCTGCGCAAGCAGACCTACACCTGGGGAACGCGATAACAGTGAGCAAGGACCTCTCCCGCACCGCCAACGACCACCTGTGGATGCACTTCACCCGCATGTCGTCGTACCAGAACGCGCCGGTTCCGACGATCGCCCGCGGCGAGGGCGTCTACATCTACGACACCGACGGCAAGCGCTACCTCGACGGCTTGGCGGGCCTGTTCGTCGTCCAGGCGGGGCACGGCCGCACCGAGCTGGCCGAGGCCGCCACCAAGCAGGCCCAGGACCTCGCCTTCTTCCCGATCTGGTCCTATGCGCACCCCAAGGCCGTCGAACTGGCCGAGCGCCTCGCGCAGCACGCCCCGGGCGACCTGAACAAGGTCTTCTTCACCACCGGCGGCGGCGAAGCCGTCGAGACGGCGTGGAAGCTGGCCAAGCAGTACCACAAGCTGACCGGCAACCCGCTCAAGCACAAGGTCATCTCCCGCGCCGTCGCCTACCACGGCACCCCGCAGGGCGCCCTCGCCATCACCGGGCTGCCCGCGCTCAAGGCCCCCTACGAGCCGCTGGTCCCCGGCGCGCACAAGGTCCCCAACACCAACATCTACCGGGCCCCCATCCACGGCGACGACCCCGAGGCGTTCGGCCGCTGGGCCGCCGACCAGATCGAGCAGCAGATCCTCTTCGAGGGCCCGGAGACCGTGGCCGCGGTCTTCCTGGAGCCGGTGCAGAACGCGGGCGGCTGCTTCCCGCCGCCGCCCGGATACTTCCAGCGGGTCCGGGAGATCTGCGACCAGTACGACGTGCTGCTCGTCTCGGACGAGGTGATCTGCGCCTTCGGACGACTGGGCACCGTCTTCGCCTGCGACAAGTTCGGCTATGTGCCCGACATCATCACCTGCGCCAAGGGCATGACCTCCGGCTACTCGCCGATAGGGGCCGCGGTCATCTCCAACCGCATCGCCGAGCCCTTCTACCGAGGCGACAGCACGTTCCTGCACGGGTACACCTTCGGCGGCCACCCCGTCTCGGCCGCCGTCGCGCTGGCCAACCTCGACATCTTCGAGCGCGAAGGCCTCAACCAGCACGTGCTCGACAACGAGGCCGGCTTCTTCAGCACCCTGCAGAAGCTGCACGACCTGCCCATAGTCGGCGACGTGCGCGGCAACGGGTTCTTCTACGGCATCGAACTCGTCAAGGACAAGGCCACCAAGGAGACGTTCACCGAGGAGGAGTCCGAGCGCGTCCTGTACGGCTTCCTGTCCAAGGCGCTGTTCGAGAACGGCCTCTACTGCCGCGCCGACGACCGGGGCGACCCGGTCGTCCAACTCGCCCCGCCGCTGATCTCCGACCAGAAGGTCTTCGACGAGGCGGAGCAGATCCTCCGCACCGTCCTCACGGAGGCGTGGACGAAACTCTGATCCGCACCGCGGCACAGCCACCTGCGGGAGCACCGCACAGGGCCGCACGAGGGGCGGGGGCATCGATCCAGTGACCGATGCCCCCGCCCCTCGTTTCACCCTCCAGAGGGAATGACGGCTCGCGATGTTGAGTGGAGGTGCCCCATGGCCGCCCCGCCGGACGACGTGCTCTGGGCGCGAGGACTGCACTACGCCTACGACGGCTCACCCGCGCTGCAGGGCGTCTCGCTCGGCGTCCGGGAAGGCGAGATCCTCGCCGTCACAGGGCCCCGGGGCAGCGGCAAGACCACACTGCTGCGCTGCATGTCCGGGCAGGTGCTGCCGGACCAGGGCGAGGTGTGGTTCAACAGCGCCCCCGTCCACACCCTCGGCCGGGCAGCGCGCGAACGGCTGCGGCTGCACCGCTTCGGCTGGATCGACAGCACCCCGCGCCTCGTCCCCGAACTGACCGCATGGGAGAACGCCGCGCTCCCTCTCCTGCTGCAGGGCGACGGATACCGCACGGCCCGCCGCACGGCATGCTCCTGGCTGGAGCGGCTGGACGTCGGGGACTGCGCCGGAACGCGGCCGCCCGCACTCCGGCAGGCCCAGCGCCAGCGCATCGCCGTGGCCCGGGCCCTGGTCCACTCCCCCACCGTGCTCTTCGCCGACGAGCCCACGGCACCGCTGCACCAGACCGACCGCGCCCAGGTGCTGCGGGCGCTCAGCGCCGCGGCCCGCTCGCAGGGCATCACGGTCCTCCTCGCCGGACACGACTTCGCACTCGACCAGGCGGCACGCACCGCGGAGGCGACCGGTGCCGCGCTCGCCGACCGCATCGTCGACCTCACCGACGGCCGCCGGACCCGCACCCCCGCGCCCGGCAGTCCGGCCGCGGTGTCCGCAGGACCGGAAGGCGCGGCAGCGTGCTCACTCTCCGTCTGACACTCACGGCGACACCTGCGGCGCTGCTGCTCCGCCTGCTGCTGCTGTGCGCCTCCGCCGGCGGCGGCCTGCTGCTGCTCGCCGCCCTCTCCTACGCCCTGGAACACCCCGGCCACCGGGCGGCCGTCCTGGTGCGGCTGCTGTGGTGCCTGGTCCCGCTCGCCGCCACCGCACACCTGGCCGCGGTCCTCGGGCGCACCGAGCCGCGGGCCGAGACCCGGCTCGGCCTGCACGCGGCCGGGCTGGGGCCCGCCCGGCTGCCGCTGCTGGCCGCACGCACCGCGGCGGTACCCGGTCTGATGGGCAGCGCGCTGACGCTGCTGCTGACCGTACGGGGAGGCGTCGAGAGCGCGGGCGGCTCGCTGTCGGTCCTGAACCTGCCCCGCCCGTCGGCCGTGCTGACGTTGCAGGGCCCCCCGCTCCCCGTCCCGGCCGCCGTGACGCTGCTGAGCGCGCTCCCGGCGGTGGCCGCCCTCGCGGCCGCCCGGGGTGCCCGGTCCGGCGCCACAGCACCGGCGCCGCGGGCCTCCTGGCGCCTGGCGGACAGCCGCCGGACGGTGGACTCCCGGCGGCGGGACGGTACGGAGATCCCGCGCCACGCCGCGCTGCGGAGCGCCCTACGGGCGGCCTCCGGCCTGCTGACCGGAACGGCGGGCCTGCTGCTGGAGGCGCATGCGGCGCACAGCACCGGCCGCGGCGCCTGGAAGCCGGCGGAACACCCCGGGGACGTGGCGGGCTCGCAGTTCGCCGCCGGGTGGACGCTCATCGGAGTGGGCCTGGTGGTGGCCGGGCCCGGACTGGTGGCGCTGAGCGGACATCTGCTGGGCGCCGCACGACCGGGCCCGGTGCGGCTGCTGGCCGGGCGCTCACTCGTCCGCGAAGCGTCCTCCCTCGGGCGTCCGCTGGGCGCGCTGAGTGCGATGGCCGCGGCGCTGCTGTCGGTCTTCCGGGCCCACCTGACCGGGGCGTGGGGGCCCGCGCCGAGTCCACTGGTGGGACTCGCCGCAGCTCTGACCGGATGCTGCGCGGCCGCCGCCGCGCTGGCGGCACTCGCCCGGGTCCGGCGCGCCCGTACCCCCGTGCGGGACCTGCTGG
It encodes the following:
- a CDS encoding Lrp/AsnC family transcriptional regulator — translated: MAPVARDSKKTAGSSSLDAVSLAIIEQLQEDGRRPYAAIGKAVGLSEAAVRQRVQKLQEQGVMQIVAVTDPLTVGFMRQAMLGVTVDGDVEPVADALAGIDEVDYVVIAAGSFDLLVEIVCHDDDHLLELINKRIRTLPGVRSTESFVYLKLRKQTYTWGTR
- a CDS encoding DUF4190 domain-containing protein yields the protein MDKGAGPLPPAGAPGQPSGGNDDGQGSGKPPPIPPAPDGPGRSYGVPPAAGYPQGGPAAPGPQGGYGGGAPGYGAAGGYPGYGAQPGAGYGSGTYAPYGWYGPPPPVGKSVAAMVVGIGSVVLVLTCWGSFLAVLSSPVALVLGVSARRAVARGEQGGSGQATAGFVLGIVGLALAVIVSTFLILGLTVWSDDFGGGPGGGDGDSFDARGARAPVAAVR
- a CDS encoding ATP-binding cassette domain-containing protein, whose protein sequence is MAAPPDDVLWARGLHYAYDGSPALQGVSLGVREGEILAVTGPRGSGKTTLLRCMSGQVLPDQGEVWFNSAPVHTLGRAARERLRLHRFGWIDSTPRLVPELTAWENAALPLLLQGDGYRTARRTACSWLERLDVGDCAGTRPPALRQAQRQRIAVARALVHSPTVLFADEPTAPLHQTDRAQVLRALSAAARSQGITVLLAGHDFALDQAARTAEATGAALADRIVDLTDGRRTRTPAPGSPAAVSAGPEGAAACSLSV
- a CDS encoding adenosine deaminase; the encoded protein is MSESSDLAAFIAGLPKAELHVHHVGSASPRIVAELAARHPEAGVPVDPEALADYFTFTDFAHFIQVYLSVVDLVRDAEDVRLLTYEIARDMARQSIRYAELTVTPYSSVSRGIPDGAFLEAIEDARRSAERELGVVLRWTFDIPGEAGLEAAEETARIATAMAPDGLVSFGLGGPEIGVPRPQFKPYFDRALATGLHSVPHAGETTGPGTIWDALTSLRAERIGHGTSAVQDPRLLEHLAERGIPLEVCPTSNIATRAVESLADHPLAEMVKAGVLVTINSDDPPMFGTDLNTEYGIAAKLLGLDAAGVAALARNAVRVSFLDEGGKARLHEEIDAHLAAWQRSG
- a CDS encoding zinc-ribbon domain-containing protein, whose protein sequence is MIIFGTSSKLMQLAMLNLLCGFCGNPAAHALRKRVTKFSLFFIPLFPIAPAKHSLQCTFCGAHTEISKESAEQMLGQAQGAAPAAAPQAGAGVPPQPGGQGQNPFADRGPQNPYQS
- a CDS encoding gamma-aminobutyraldehyde dehydrogenase, whose product is MVQRFDVSERFAAGAQYVAGRLRPGSSGRSHALVDPATGEEVHRFELAGVADIDAAVRAARAALPGWSGATPAERSEAMHRWAARLAELTDEFVYAESLQCGKPLKLSAEFDVPGSFDNVAFFAGAARHLTGAAAAEYSGEHTSSVRREPLGVIGSIAPWNYPLQMAAWKIPPAVAAGNTVVLKPSELTPLTSVMFAQAAEEAGVPAGVINIVTGAGPDAGEALVAHPGVAMTSFTGSTAVGRRVAEIATTASRPAKRLHLELGGKAPFLVFDDADLAAAAQGAVAGALINSGQDCTAATRAYVQRPLYDAFVGAVAELMNEVRVGDPFAAGTDLGPLISHAQRDRVAGFVDRARSYATVVTGGEAPGGELARGAYYRPTLLTDAPQDSEAVQQEIFGPVLVVLPFDTDDEGIALANDTPYGLAASAWSRSVFRTGRAARELQAGCVWLNDHIPIISEMPHGGYKASGYGKDMSAFSFEEYTQIKHVMAETTGTVRKDWHRTVFGDR
- a CDS encoding glycerophosphodiester phosphodiesterase, whose protein sequence is MTGEPAGADRPAAPSGRRPAAVAHRGAPWAARENTLPSFRAAVAAGADAVELDVRLTRDGVPVVLHDRTLERLWGLDAAVAAATRERLTTVAPGVPSLTDALAVTRGVRTLVDLPDPGAAAAAVAAVRAADAADRVYYCGGPEAMRRVRSVSPGAELALTWERAAPVRPTLLAELRPRWLNYRFGLLSPELVARAHADGRLVSAWTADRVRTMRRLAALGVDGITTNHVARLVRALDSPRRARSWRTPVT
- a CDS encoding aspartate aminotransferase family protein, whose amino-acid sequence is MSKDLSRTANDHLWMHFTRMSSYQNAPVPTIARGEGVYIYDTDGKRYLDGLAGLFVVQAGHGRTELAEAATKQAQDLAFFPIWSYAHPKAVELAERLAQHAPGDLNKVFFTTGGGEAVETAWKLAKQYHKLTGNPLKHKVISRAVAYHGTPQGALAITGLPALKAPYEPLVPGAHKVPNTNIYRAPIHGDDPEAFGRWAADQIEQQILFEGPETVAAVFLEPVQNAGGCFPPPPGYFQRVREICDQYDVLLVSDEVICAFGRLGTVFACDKFGYVPDIITCAKGMTSGYSPIGAAVISNRIAEPFYRGDSTFLHGYTFGGHPVSAAVALANLDIFEREGLNQHVLDNEAGFFSTLQKLHDLPIVGDVRGNGFFYGIELVKDKATKETFTEEESERVLYGFLSKALFENGLYCRADDRGDPVVQLAPPLISDQKVFDEAEQILRTVLTEAWTKL
- a CDS encoding gamma-aminobutyraldehyde dehydrogenase, producing the protein MTTELRRLRNYIDGEFRDAADGRTTEVVNPATGEAYATAPLSGAADVDAAVAAAEAAFPTWRDATPGTRQQAILKIADALEARADEFLAVECENCGKPLELTRQEELPMMLDQIRFFAGAARMLDGKAAGEYMEGLTSFVRREPIGVCAQVAPWNYPAMMAVWKFAPALAAGNTVVLKPSDTTPASTVFLAEVMGAILPKGVFNVVCGDRDTGRLLVEHRTPAMASITGSVRAGMEVAASGAKDLKRVHLELGGKAPCVVFDDADIPAAVEGIRDGGFFNAGQDCTAATRVLVQEGVHDEFVQALAKAAAEVKTGDLSDEDCFYGPLNNPTHLEKVAGFIDRLPAHAKVEAGGERVGDRGYFYAPTVVSGLKQDDEIIQNEVFGPVITVQKFTDEAQAVQWANDVEYALASSVWTTDHGTAMRMSRVLDFGCVWINTHIPLVAEMPHGGFKKSGYGKDLSMYGLEDYTRVKHVMTAL